In the Streptomyces cinnamoneus genome, CCCACCTCGGGGAAGTCGCGGCCCTGGCTTTCTCCCCTGACGGCGGCACGCTCGCCGTCGTGGGGGCCGGCGGCTCGATGGAACTGTGGGACGTGGCGGGCAAGAGGGAGCGCGGCACCGTCGCCACTCAGCAAGGCGGGCTCAACGCCGGGGCCTTCTCACCCGACGGCCGGACCATAGCCACGGCTGGGGACGACAACACGGTGAAGCTCTGGGGCGCGAGGACCCAGCGGGTGACAGCCACGCTCGCCGGGCACACGGCCTCCGTGCTCGACGTGGCGTTCAGCCCCGACGGCCGCACACTCGCGACCGGCAGCCTCGACCGCACCGCGCGGCTGTGGGACACACGCAGCGGTCGGCAGAACGCCGTGCTCGCCCATGGCTGGCAGGTTCTCTGCGTGGCCTTCAGCCCCGACGGCCGTACCGTCGCCACGGGCGACTACGGCCGTACGACCCTCCTGTGGGATGCCACCACGCACCAGCAGACAGCGCGACTCACCGGACATTCGCGTGCGGTCGTCGGTGTGGCGTTCAGCCCTGACGGCAGGACCCTGGCCACGACGAGCCCTGACCGCACCACCTTCCTGTGGGACGTGGCGTCACGGCGGCGCAGCGCCTCCCTCACCTCACAAGCCGACGTCCGAGCCCCCTCCTTCAGCCCGGACGGCCACACTCTCGCCACCGGGAGTGCGACCGGTACCGCGCTTCTGTGGGAGATCGACGTGAACGACGTCGTCCAGCACGTCTGCCAGGAGAGCAAGGCGCAAGGCTGGGCGCGGATCGTTCCGCACGCTGCGGCGAAGGGTGTCTGTTCGTGACCGTCGCCATCTGGCCGAGGGACACCGGCCCCGCCCCGCCCCCGAGCGGAAGAGGTGGTGGCACTGCCCGCGGGGCCCGCCCCCGGAGTGCCGGGTCGGGCCGTGGAGCACGCTGTTCGGGCCGCTGGGTGCCTGTGGCAGCGGTTCAGGCGCGGTCTGCGGCCCGTCCGCCGGTGGGGGTCGCTTCCTGTTCGCTGGTGTAGATCACCAATGTGTGTTCCGGTCGTTCGGCCACGTGGAAAGCCGTGTACGCGAAGGTGGTCACGCCGTGCCCGGGGCGTCGCAACCGCTTGCGGCCGCTGTGCCGGGCCTGTACGTCGTGGCGCGGCCACCACGTACGGGCCTCCGGGCTCGCTGCCGTGAGCTCGTCGATCAGCGTGGTGTAGCGGGTGTCGTCGTGGTGGCGACCGGCCAGTGTCCGCAGCCGGGCGAGCAGGCCGCGTGCTTCCGCCTCCCAGTCGGCCAGGACCTCCCGGGCCGCCGGTTCGAGGAACACCCAGCGGGCCATGTTCGCCCGCCGGTCCCCCGCCGAGGTGAGGTGGGGGAACAGCTCGTCGGCCGCCGGGTTGAGGCTGAGCACGTCGTAGGTGCCGTCGATGACGTACGCCGGATTCGGCTGGAGCAGGAGCGGGACCGCGGCGACCGCGGCCGTGAGCTGTTCGGGTTCTTCGATCTCCACGGCCGGTGCGTGGCCGGCGAGTTGGCGCAGATGCGCGCGCTCGTTCCGGTCGAGCCGCAGCGTCGACGCGAGGGCGTCGAGGACCTGGTCCGAGGCGCGGATGTCCCGGCCCTGCTCCAGGTACGTGTACCAGGTGGCGCTGATGCCGGCGAGCAGCGCCAGCTCCTCCCGGCGGAGGCCGGGGGTGCGGCGCCGGGAGCTCCGGGGCAGGCCGACCTGCTCGGGAGTGGTCCGTTCTCTGCGGCTGCGGAGGAAAGCACCCAGCTCACGGCGTTGGTGAGGGTTCTTCGGCACGGCGGATGGCACTCCTGGTTCCAGAATAGACAGGCTCTGTATACCAGGCTGGACCCTTGGCAGGCTGGTGCCCGAGCCGGGTGGCGGCCCTCTTCCAGGGCCGGTGCCCCGGCCCGCGCCGCGGCCGGGAGACCCTGGCCCGCGGACGGGGCGTGGGAGCGGCCCGGGCCCCTGTCGGAAGGAAGCGTGAAGGCGTCGTGTCGGGAATCGATGGCAAGGTCGTGGTGGTCACAGGGGCCGGCAGCGGCATCGGAGAGGCGACCGCGCTGCTGCTCGCCGGGCGGGGCGCGCGCCTCGTCCTGGGCGCGCGCCGGACCCGACGGCTCGCGGACGTGGCCGCCCGGATCGAGGCGGCGGGCGGCTCGGCCGTGTACCAGCGCACGGACGTGACGCGGCGGGAGGATCTGCTCGCGCTCGTCGGGCTGGCCGAGGAGCGTTTCGGGCGGCTGGACGTGCTGGTCTCCAACGCCGGTGCCGGGGTCATCTCGCCCCTGGACGATCTGCGCGTGGACGAGTGGGATCAGATGGTGGACGTCAACCTCAAGGGGGTCCTGCACGGCATCGGCGCCGCACTGCCGGTCTTCCGGGCGCGGGGCGGTGGGCACTTCGTCACGGTCGCCTCCACGGCCGCGTTCCGGGTCGTGCCGTCCATGGCGGTCTACGCCGCTACGAAGTTCGCGGTCCGCGCCCTGTGCGAAGGGCTGCGCCAGGAAGCCGGCGACAGCCTGCGGGTGACCACCGTCTCGCCCGGCATCGTCGGGACCGAGTTCGCCGGCGCTTCCACCAACCAGCGGGTCAGAGAGGAGATCACGCGGACCCGGGACCGGATCGCGATCCCGCCGGAGGCCGTCGCCCAGGCGGTCGCGTTCGCGATCGAGCAGCCGCCCACCGTCGATGTGAACGAGATCGTGATCCGTCCCACCGCCCAGACCTGACATCAGGGCTGACACCAGCCGGCAGGCCCCGCGTCGCGGGCCGGTCAGACACCGACGGTGCCCTGTGACGACGTACGGCCGGCGGCACGGTGTTCGGTCAGCCACACCGTCACCAGGGCGGCGGAGATCGTGCCGCCCAGGGCGCACACCCCGTGCCACGCCGCCGCGTTCCAGACGGCGGACGTGAGGGCCGATCCCACGGCGCCGCCGACGAAGTAGGAGGTCATGTAGGCGGAGTTGAGGCGGTTGCGGGCTTCGGGACGGAGCGCGTAGACGAGGTTCTGGCTGCTGATGTGCACGCCCTGGACGGCGGCGTCGAGCACGACGACGCCCGCGAGCAGCGCGGTGAGGGCCAAGGCGCCGCCCGGGCCGCCGAGTCCGAGAAGCGCCCAGGACGCGAGCAGCAGACATGCCGCGATGCCGGTGACCCGGTGGGCCAGCCCCCGGTCGACGAGTCGCCCGGCCACGGAGGCGGAGAGGGAGCCCGCGGCGCCGAGCAGGCCCAGCATTCCGATCGCGGACTCGGACCAGCCATAGGCGGGGCCGGACAGCAGGAAGGTGAGCGCCGTCCACAGCACGCTGAACGCGGCGAAGGACAGGGCGCCCAGGGTGGCCTTGCGGCGCAGCACCGGCTCGTGGGCGAAGAGCGCCATGGTCGAGCCCAGCAGCTTCGGGTACGTCAGCCCGGCGCGGGTGCGCAGGCGGGGCAGGGCGAGCCGCAGCAGGAGCGCCATGACGGCCATGAGCGCGGCGTTGACCCAGTAGGCGGTGCGCCAGCCGCCGAGGTCCGAGAGGAGTCCCGCGGCGGTGCGGGCCAGCAGGATGCCCAGCAGCAGGCCCGCCATCACCGTGCCGACCGTGCGACCGCGCTTCTCCGGCGCGGCGAGGGTGGCCGCGTACGGGACGACGACCTGGGCGGCGACGGACGTGAGGCCGGTGAGGGCGGTGCCGATCAGCAGACCGGCGGCGTTGACCGCGCTCGCCGTCACGGCGAGGAAGACGGCGGTCGCGGCACACAGGACGACCGCCAGCCGGCGGCGCTCCAGGAGGTCCCCGAGGGGGACGAGGAGTATGAGCCCGAGCGCGTACCCGACCTGGGCGACGGTGACCACCAGCGCCGACACGGCGGAGCTCATGTGCAGGTCCCGGCCGATGACGTCCAGCAACGGCTGCGCGAAGTAGTTGCCCGCGACGGAGAGACCGCAGGCCACGGCCATCAGCAGGAGGGTTCCGCGGCCCAGCCCTCCCCCCGGTCCCGCTTGGGTGGGTTCCGCGTTCTCGCCTGGGTTCTCACGTGTGTTCTCGCCCGTGTTCTCGGGCGCGAGTGACGTGTGAGGTGCGTGTGACATGCAGGGAGTGTCGCCCGGGGCAGATCCATGAGTCCAATACATAATTTTCATCTCATCGATCGCGGATTACGGTTGATGA is a window encoding:
- a CDS encoding helix-turn-helix transcriptional regulator produces the protein MPKNPHQRRELGAFLRSRRERTTPEQVGLPRSSRRRTPGLRREELALLAGISATWYTYLEQGRDIRASDQVLDALASTLRLDRNERAHLRQLAGHAPAVEIEEPEQLTAAVAAVPLLLQPNPAYVIDGTYDVLSLNPAADELFPHLTSAGDRRANMARWVFLEPAAREVLADWEAEARGLLARLRTLAGRHHDDTRYTTLIDELTAASPEARTWWPRHDVQARHSGRKRLRRPGHGVTTFAYTAFHVAERPEHTLVIYTSEQEATPTGGRAADRA
- a CDS encoding SDR family oxidoreductase → MSGIDGKVVVVTGAGSGIGEATALLLAGRGARLVLGARRTRRLADVAARIEAAGGSAVYQRTDVTRREDLLALVGLAEERFGRLDVLVSNAGAGVISPLDDLRVDEWDQMVDVNLKGVLHGIGAALPVFRARGGGHFVTVASTAAFRVVPSMAVYAATKFAVRALCEGLRQEAGDSLRVTTVSPGIVGTEFAGASTNQRVREEITRTRDRIAIPPEAVAQAVAFAIEQPPTVDVNEIVIRPTAQT
- a CDS encoding MFS transporter, translating into MAVACGLSVAGNYFAQPLLDVIGRDLHMSSAVSALVVTVAQVGYALGLILLVPLGDLLERRRLAVVLCAATAVFLAVTASAVNAAGLLIGTALTGLTSVAAQVVVPYAATLAAPEKRGRTVGTVMAGLLLGILLARTAAGLLSDLGGWRTAYWVNAALMAVMALLLRLALPRLRTRAGLTYPKLLGSTMALFAHEPVLRRKATLGALSFAAFSVLWTALTFLLSGPAYGWSESAIGMLGLLGAAGSLSASVAGRLVDRGLAHRVTGIAACLLLASWALLGLGGPGGALALTALLAGVVVLDAAVQGVHISSQNLVYALRPEARNRLNSAYMTSYFVGGAVGSALTSAVWNAAAWHGVCALGGTISAALVTVWLTEHRAAGRTSSQGTVGV